In the genome of Pempheris klunzingeri isolate RE-2024b chromosome 11, fPemKlu1.hap1, whole genome shotgun sequence, one region contains:
- the arhgap4b gene encoding rho GTPase-activating protein 4 — translation MMTSHGKLRREKGSLAEYESQMKDLRAQLTDQIKILDSQVEVKQQQLSDLSEFLRRRGDIEAEYARALDKLTERFTHKTKKKEQWGQSVCQVWSVLLTQTRLESREHAALGDTCCNTLTLRLGHSTEDTHRLHKRSKEVGIQMQDELLKVTTELQTALKTYNQYHTDCLIAEGKLKEAERLEERHTGKSAELGLGQSGGQRRSSVKKMERLMEKRHGRVQETQLKCTKARNDYLLNLTAANAAMNKYYLQDVSTLIDCCDLGFHLSVERVMKCYLASRWRIQKTEETGLKSLEAAVTSLDQGGDRDALLQQHDSAFCLPFRFNYHPHEGDQVCEVSAESQVRYELETRFQQLQSRLASVTLETEEVSKTLKATLTALLDSMCESDCNPSPDVPSSLSHEPPGGNTAPKMTLAKRRANQQETETYYFTKVKEFLTSSSLTSKLQAKHDILQDAIQKAEAVDSDPSRMQCARSVRVRKSRPVSQFCHTLFTTDMLSYIQSSGQQIPVVVESCIRFINLHGLHHEGIFRVPGSQREVNLIRDAFERGDDPLSDSECDLDSVAGVLKLYFRGLEPPLFPYDSYSQLLECVQIEGEAEKAAQIKAIVSTFPRPLLIVMRYLFAFLNHVSQYSDENMMQPYNLAVCFGPSLLRGMDSDDAVARQPQVNDLVKTMILQHDVIFPSQSEVPGPVYEKHMTLEQEYCEPITEEGDGETEHLPSEDEWEAVAMFDYVARSPAELSFKLGELLILHSKASCDWWRGEVGGVKGLIPHKYISVLEGSERGKREDGGGGGGGGGGGGGGGGGGSTGNLTAEDPQTENTIRMRVNSDSASLPGRQRGSEGSPNRKPPTSPAARHLPVSQERRHTLDTVRQAGFRPTDRPPQGQAERTAVDKDLISRQMNSVFKELLSRQPPVQQATLATPATPAPSSSSSTTSSSSSSIPQAAPAAKKVGFGLRGRALFRPVD, via the exons ATGATGACATCACATggaaagctgaggagggagaaggggagtCTCGCTGAGTATGAGTCGCAGATGAAAG acctgCGGGCCCAGCTGACAGACCAGATAAAGATTTTAGACTCTCAGGTGgaggtgaagcagcagcagctctcagacCTCTCCGAGTTCCTCCGGCGTCGAGGCGACATCGAGGCCGAATATGCACGCGCCCTGGACAAACTCACAGAGAGATTCACCCACAAGACTAagaa GAAGGAGCAGTGGGGTCAGTCTGTGTGTCAGGTCTGGTCTGTTTTGCTGACTCAGACTCGTCTGGAGAGCCGGGAACATGCAGCACTGGGTGacacctgctgcaacacactcacactgcggCTGGGCCACAGTACGGAGGATACACACCGTCTGCACAAACGG AGCAAAGAAGTTGGCATCCAGATGCAGGACGAGCTGCTGAAGGTCACTACTGAGCTGCAGACG GCTCTGAAGACTTACAACCAGTACCACACAGACTGTCTGATAGCTGAGGGGAAACTGAAGGAGGCCGAGCGGTTGGAGGAGAGACACACCGGCAAGTCAGCTGAGCTCGGCCTCGGCCAATCAGGAGGACAGAGGCGGAGCTCCGTCAAGAAGATGGAGAGATTAATGgagaaa CGGCATGGTAGGGTGCAGGAGACCCAGCTGAAGTGTACCAAGGCTCGTAACGACTACCTGCTGAATCTGACAGCAGCCAACGCAGCCATGAACAAGTACTATCTGCAGGATGTCAGCACTCTCATCGAC TGCTGTGACCTGGGCTTCCATCTGTCTGTGGAGAGGGTGATGAAGTGCTACCTGGCCAGTAGGTGGCGCATCCAGAAGACGGAGGAGACGGGGCTCAAGTCGCTGGAGGCCGCCGTGACGTCTCTGGACCAGGGTGGAGACAGAGATGCTTTGCTACAGCAACACGACTCCGCCTTCTGCCTTCCGTTCAGATTCAACTACCATCCACATGAGGGAGACCAG gtgtgtgagGTGAGTGCGGAGAGCCAGGTGAGGTACGAGCTGGAGACCAGGTTCCAGCAGCTTCAGTCGCGACTTGCTTCCGTTACCTTGGAAACAGAGGAG gtcAGTAAAACACTTAAAGCCACACTCACGGCCCTGCTGGACAGTATGTGTGAAAGCGACTGCAACCCCTCCCCTGACGTGCCCAGCAGCTTATCGCACGAGCCCCCCGGAGGAAACACCGCCCCAAAAATGACCCTTGCCAAGCGTCGAGCCAAtcagcaggagacagagacCTATTACTTTACA aAAGTGAAGGAGTTCCTCACTAGCAGTTCTCTGACCTCCAAACTTCAAGCCAAACATGATATTCTACAAGATGCCATACAGAAAG CTGAAGCTGTCGACAGTGACCCTTCCAG aatgcaatGTGCTCGGTCAGTGCGTGTTCGGAAGTCCAGACCTGTTTCCCAATTCTGCCACACACTCTTCACCACAGACATGCTCTCCTACATACAg AGCTCTGGGCAGCAGATTCCTGTGGTGGTTGAAAGCTGCATCCGTTTCATAAACCTTCACG gcCTCCACCATGAAGGGATATTCAGAGTTCCTGGGTCACAACGGGAGGTTAACCTCATCAGAGATGCATTTGAGAGAG GAGACGATCCTCTGTCAGACAGCGAGTGTGACCTGGACTCTGTGGCTGGTGTGTTGAAGCTCTACTTCAGGGGCCTTGAGCCTCCTCTCTTCCCGTATGACAGCTACTCTCAGCTGCTGGAGTGTGTCC AAATCGAGGGGGAGGCGGAGAAAGCTGCCCAGATTAAAGCGATTGTCTCCACCTTCCCACGGCCTCTCCTCATCGTGATGAGATACCTTTTCGCTTTCCTCAATCA tGTGTCTCAGTACAGTGATGAGAACATGATGCAGCCCTACAACCTGGCCGTTTGCTTCGGTCCGAGCCTGCTGAGGGGGATGGATTCTGACGACGCTGTTGCTAGGCAGCCGCAGGTCAATGATCTCGTCAAAACCATGATCCTCCAGCATGACGTCATCTTCCCCAGCCAGTCAGAAGTGCCGGGCCCCGTCTACGAGAAGCACATGACTCTGGAGCAGGAGTACTG tgagccaatcacagaggagggagacggTGAGACTGAGCATCTGCCCAGTGAGGACG agtgggAGGCGGTGGCTATGTTCGACTACGTGGCGAGATCGCCAGCAGAGCTGTCCTTCAAGCTGGGCGAGCTCCTCATCCTTCACAGCAAGGCCTCCTGTGATTGGTGGAGAGGCGAAGTAGGAGGGGTTAAGGGCCTCATCCCTCACAAGTACATCAGTGTGCTGGAAGG gtCAGAGCGAGGGAAAAgagaggacggaggaggaggaggaggaggaggaggaggaggaggaggaggaggcggaggaggcaGCACTGGAAACCTGACAGCAGAAGATCCACAGACGGAGAACACAATtcg GATGCGGGTGAACAGCGACAGCGCTTCTTTGcctgggagacagagaggaagtgaggggAGCCCCAATCGGAAGCCGCCAACTTCCCCCGCCGCTAGACACCTGCCAGT gTCTCAGGAGCGAAGACACACTTTGGACACAGTGAGACAGGCCGGCTTCAGACCCACAGACAGGCCTCCGCAGGGTCAGGCAGAGAGAACAGCAGTCGACAAG gACCTGATCAGCCGTCAGATGAATTCGGTGTTCAAGGAGCTCCTGTCTCGCCAGCCTCCCGTGCAGCAGGCCACCCTCGCCACCCCTGCCACTcctgctccttcctcctcctcctccaccacctcctcctcttcctcctctattcCTCAAGCTGCCCCCGCTGCCAAAAAAGTAGGATTCGGCCTGAGAGGACGGGCCCTTTTCAGACCGgtggactga
- the cav4b gene encoding caveolin-2 — protein sequence MMMVSDDCLVECKIDDDSEEEQINTPPPPPEFASKASTPAPRPPTPPPAPATPTPTPTPTPTPTPSPTRPVNRDPYGINQHLKVEVSDVLAEPATPRSIDQVWLYSVTGFEGARIWTYRVLSLLLAVPFALLCGVFLAILACLHVWFVVPCIQLSSTFLPCVRSLCMCAVNVFISPFCTSLALCCSHIAVTLSNKDWHPMRDKEAV from the exons atgatgatggtgagcGACGACTGTCTGGTGGAGTGTAAGATCGACGACGACAGTGAAGAGGAGCAGAtaaacactcctcctcctcctccggagTTTGCATCCAAAGCCTCCACTCCAGCTCCCAGGCCTCCAACCCCTCCTCCGGCCCCTGCCACACCTACCCCCACAcccacccccacacccacacccacaccctcACCCACCCGTCCAGTCAACAGGGACCCTTATGGCATCAACCAGCACCTAAAG gtggaggtgagTGACGTGCTGGCGGAGCCCGCCACACCTCGCAGCATAGACCAGGTGTGGCTGTACAGTGTCACTGGCTTCGAGGGGGCTCGCATCTGGACGTACCGCGTCCTCTCCTTGCTGTTGGCCGTGCCCTTTGCTCTCCTTTGCGGTGTTTTCCTGGCCATTCTCGCCTGTCTACACGTCTG gttTGTGGTGCCTTGCATACAGCTGAGCAGCACCTTCCTTCCATGCGTACGCtccctgtgtatgtgtgctgtgaatGTTTTCATCTCTCCCTTCTGCACGTCCCTCGCTCTCTGCTGCAGTCATATCGCTGTCACGCTGTCGAACAAGGACTGGCATCcaatgagagacaaagaggcTGTATGA